From the Drosophila sechellia strain sech25 chromosome X, ASM438219v1, whole genome shotgun sequence genome, the window ttatttagcaAAAGCGCGTAAAGCGCATAAATTGCTGAGCGCAAGCTGCTCAAGGGCTGGCCTTCGTCCTTTGTCCTGGGAAGGGGAAACGCAAAAAAGAAGGATGAATCCAGCGGAAAACCCAAGGAGTAAAATTCGCCATGAATGCgatgtgtggtgtgtgtgtgaaaaattgaaatttattgttacTGTAAGCTCCGTGCAAAAGCACACACATACCCAGCGCAAATGTGGGGTTAAGGCGGCCAAGGGTTAAGGCGGTGGTTTCACCTTTTTACCGCTTGCCGTTGAATAACTCCCAGTCGCCgacaaaataataatgtaataataatttttccaACTCGTTAACACATGAAAACGTGTATGctccacacacgcacacacatcctgaatacacacacacacacacacagaaatgAAGAGAGCATCGGGGATTCCCCGCGTGGACAAAATTAATGATGCGAAACCGTTTGTGGGCGGAAAAGAGAGGCTAGCTCTATATGCACCTATAAGTATTATAACATTTAAGCTAATGTAAAGATTTGAAATCTTagcaaattatttattaccAGCAAGTGTCCTTTTTTGACCCCAATTCGCGACACCTGCTCCTTTCGATATTGTTCCTAGCAGACACAAAAAAGGAACACAAGAAATCCATTTGTGACAAGTGGTCTGTGGAGCGGGCAGCGTTGACAGGACGACCGCGCAAATAATTGAAATCAATTCATCGGcataaattgctttaattAAACGAACGGAAATAATAAAAGCGCAGTGATAAAAACGCTAAGCACAGCTGTTCGGGTTGAAAAATTGTGACAGCTATTGAGGAAATTTTTCGCCAATCAATATTATCGAATTCCAAACTGAATTTCAAACTTTTTCAAAAATAGACACAATGCTTTTTTGAGGCATTTTATTTCATGTGTAGTTTACAATCCATAATTCATAACTCCAAACAGTTAGGAAATTGGCCGGTTGGTTTATGTTAACTGTAATTTAAAGGGCGGATTGGGGAGTGGTTTATATGGGGGGGGGCGTTGATGATTATCATCAtatcatatataaaatatatgtacatatgcatttAAAAGCGTAGAGCTTCGATCATTCGCTCGGTATCGAGCACAAAGCTCTCCATGGGACGCACATTCTCCTCGGTGGTCGAATTCTCGGTAGGAACATTGGCTTTCGGCGGGACCAAGAGCTTCATGCGGCCGACATGCAGAAACAAATACGCATAGATGGCGTCCAGGTTGCTTGTGCGCAAATCGGAATCCATGTTGCGAAAGCGTTCTTCTTGAGCGACTTCTTGTGCTATGTAAGTCATGACCGTGGGAAATACAAGTCTCGACGTACTGGTGGTAATGACCCCGGGCATTGATGCGCCTTCACGCTCAATATTCTGAATGCGTCGGCCCAGTTCCTCCCAACGGTCAGTAGTTCTATGCGGCTCGTCCATTATTTCGCTCAGTAGTAATCGTGTGCTACGTAAGTGGCGAATAATGTAACGTTTGCCATCATTTCGCAGAGATGGCCATTCGGACATTTCTGGCGGCGAAGGCTCTACGAACATCTCCGCCTCCTTTTCATCCTTGTCCTCGGGCAGCTCATTGATGGTCTGTAGATCATCGGAGGGCGGCAAGTATGTACAATCACGCCGGGGCCAACGCTTTACGGCTTCCTTTAGCCGCTGAGCCTTTCCTATCGCGTATTTCGAAATGACATAAGCAGAGACTACATGGGAGTAGGGACCACCAGGCCTCCGCAGATGATAAGGGCACGCAACATCGTATATCCACTCCCTGGGCACATCGACGAGTAAGCCCTTGGAGCGGCAGAAGGCGAGAAACTCACGACGACGCGTAAGCAAGTGCTGCACTTGGGCCACAGTAATCGCACAGCTGATCCTCTCACGAATGTGGATATTGCTACGAACAACGTTCATGAAGGGCTCGTCGGGCACCGGTGGTGTCATGGCGCAGAGCCAAAACTTTTCCAGAATAACCACTGGTAAGAGAGTGAGCCGAAGGCAGCCCATCAAAGGTGGCGTGGCCTTTTCAATGCACTTCGTCTGACAGCTCAGCCACCTTATAATGGCCACAAGCACCTCCACTTCGGAATTGACGCCCAATGCGTCCTGCTGCAGCATGGTCATCACATCCTCGAGGGACATTCGCACAAAATCATCACTGCCCAGCACAGACAGAAAGGCAGCACCGATCCTTTGCAGCATTAATTTGCGCAGCTCCTCGAGTTGCGGATATTTCAAGGCCCTAAGGTAAACCTGAAAGGCGGACTCCTCGCGGAAGCGATTGGTGCACAGTTGTTCATAACACAGCGCTTTCAGTGCCGGCATCTCCAGCTGCACGGCCGTGTGCAGGAGCGTCATCAGTTTATCTGGTTGCATGAATGGATCCAGTGGCTCCTGCAGTCTCATCCAGGTGTAGGCAGCTCGAAAGCCCACGGCAATAAGGTCGATGCCCTCGCGAAAGCAATTCACCTAAGGTATAGTACAGTACTCAGTTATCGACTTTCACAAGAACGCGTAATAAGCAATATTATTGATAATCGATATCTGGTACTTACCGGACAAATATAGCGATTAAAATAGTTGCTATGACATTGCAAAAGTGAAGAAGTACACCAAAATGTTGATGTGCCAATGCAAACGCGAGTCACGGCACCCAGACTTTTAAACATCGTCTCACTGAAGTCCATCCCATCGGTGCCTGGCTGGATGGCCTCCCCGTGGCGGCGATGGGTGCgtggagagagagagatcTCATTGTTCCATGGCACCACGCTATTGAAGGCCAATTCGCTGGTCAACGCGGGACGAGCGCTCCCATTCAGATTTTGTGCGCGATTGATGTGTTCCATGTTTCCTTTAGCggcaatcgaaaaaaaaaaaacagaaaaaaatagaaaattgtTAACGCATAGAACCCACAAAATTTCAATTCCAATTATTTTCTTAAGAGTGCGCACAATTAATATCCGGTTTTGAAAACCACACGCCGCGAGGCATTGCGCAATTCGATTATGCACGCCACTTCACTTACCGTTTCACAAACGAGTGcagtaaaatatatacaaaacttGTAAGAATTATACACAATGACTGAAACAAATGTCTGATCACCAAAAACTGACAGTCACTGAAAGCATGGCATGCCTGGATTTGGCTGGCATGGCCATCTACGATGTTGGGATTTAATGATTTCACAACACAAATAATATTCTGGTACAGATggtttagttttttattttatttagtttatttatttttatttatttttatttattttagttgaGTTTAAGTATCCAAATATATGCAGAATCACTGATGTGGGCATTTCATTCCTCATTCCCAAGCCGATTTGACGGCGCTGGATTATCAGGGTTGCCGCAGGGCTAGCTTTCCGAATTTTCCGACTGTTCATCAATGTGCGTGATGGGACTTGGTGATTGATTTTGGCCATTCCATGCCATGCCATGCCCGCCCGAAAGCCAATCACTCCTGCTGAGCATATTTCTGGGCCAGCTAATGGAATTTTAACACAAATTAGTTGTATTGCTTAGATGCCAGCTATTTGGTAATTTGGTAATGCCAAGTGCCAAGTGCCAGGAACAGGAAGAAAGAAGCCGGAGTTGACCTGCGGCATTTTTGGTAATTACGATGGAGCCAGGAGAACCGACCGCAAAAGCAATTTTCTTGGCAGGCCAGGACATTTACCGCCCACTTTTGCCAAAGGATGTTTGCCTAACCTGATCTCTCCGCGTCGCCCCCCTACCCCTTTCCTCGCATTCAATACTTTTCTTGCTGggcaataaaatcaaatcaacaGGGCAACAAGTGCTGCTTTTCAGCTCCTGCCAGGGTTGTCATCTAGCCGCAAAATGAAATCATTTAACCCGGGGGCCACCGCAATACGAACCGAAAAACGAAAACGGAGCGGGTAAAAAGCGAAATAATATTGAACATGATTTATGCCATTTCACTTTGAGCTcaagaaaaatatttggcGAGtgggaaaagcaaaaaacccctgggcacacaaaaaaaaaaaaaaaaaatatatagctGAAGCACAGGAAATATTAAGGACTACGTCGACACACCGGCAAGAATTGCGATATGGTAGgggaaaaataattatttttggcaaaagctTCGATGAAATGTTCTTGAAAATAGTGCGcaaagtaaaatatttaaggcCTGCGCCACGTGCCCAAAGGACAATTGAAAAATTATGCTAATTTTCCGgctttgtgtgtgtatgtgtgtgtgtgtgctgttgTTCTATTATTTTCTTTGCTCGTGGGAGAGCGGATTGCATAACCAGTTTCAGGAGTCTAATGGAACTGGTGGAGCCAAAGGAAGCAATATGGAAAAATCTCACAAACCCAAAGGGTTTTCGTTGCATTCCGGCACGTTGGCAATTTATTTGCTGCTGTTCCCTCCAGCTCCTCTGCCCCCACTTCCTGCGCCAGTGGGCGTGGTCCAACTAtttaaaaacacacacaatagGAGGTTTTGGAGGATTCGAGGATGGGGCACGCTGGGCACGGGGCAGGAGTTTCTTCCGTGATTAATGCCCGTCGTGGGCTTCTGTGCCTTCGTGTGCAAATTTCGTGTAATCTACTTTAAAGCCCGGGCATTGCATAATTTTAGGCAGGAGACCTACCTGCCTGGCACTTTGGCCCCAGCCACACCGATATTCCAGCTGGCCGAAAAGGAGCGGCAGCAGGAAGAGCAGCAGGAGAAGgagccggaggaggaggaggtaaGGCAGCAGTTCGGGATTGAGTCGAGCTCTGCTCCTTGGACCGGTGGGTCAAAGTGGGTTAAAGGCGGCAACACAGCAGCTATGGAGTGATATTGAAATCATTTTTGACAGCAACATCTGTCTTGGTCCTTCCAGCCGGATCAAGTTGTTCTCCGCTTGAGCTTGTCCAAGGTTAAGTTTCAATCGCGCTGCTTCGAACTTATGTTATGGAAAAATAACATTTCGGAATTAATTCGTataaattaaacttaaattcGTTGGCATTCGTTATGCTATAGCTTAAACGCATGTAAGCACCCTTTTTGATGGATTTTGGTTGAGCAGACAGAAGTAGCTCCACAAAATGGCGGTTAAGCTTCAACTTTGTTTTGGACTTGAAGCTATATGGCCACTAAAATTGAATCATGGCCAGTTTGAGTGCTCCTACGACGGAATGGATTGAAAATGCGAAATCGCTGGGCCATCGCCTGGGCATGGGCATAAAATTGTCAGGCAGCCACATAAACATTGGCAATATGGTGACCTGCGGTTATGCAGTGGATGGGTGGAGCAGTTGGCTGGGTGGGTGGTCAAAGTCTGTGCCTGCGCCTGATGTCCTTGTCGTGTCGTGTTCCGCGGTTTCCCTTTTAGTGGTcgtaaacaatttttactgCCCAAACATTTGGCCGCCCTTTAGCCTGCCCCGTTtgcttatatttatttatactctTATATTTACTGtgcttatatatttaaaacaaaatagcgCACACCATTTGAGGCGAATCCAAGGGCACTCAACTTTGCCACCCACTTGAATAtgactaaaaaaaaaaactatgcaTTCGTTAAAAAAtcattgaaataaaaaaatgagaGTAAAATGGCCATATATACATAAGACTTATATTCTATATCCTTTAAGACTGCAAGTAGCTGTCACACTTTTTTCCAGTGTACAAAAGTGGAAAATGAGGGTGGCAACGAAACGCCTGTCGCTGACGCTAAGTAGTTGGCTCAGACGGCAACTTTGGGCTTGGACTCGCGTTCCTATTTGGATATTCGGACTTTCAGTTAGCTCCTTGTTGATTTCACTTTTCCCTCCCGTTTTTCGTGTAAAAGTTTCTCGCATTTATTTGCGTAAATGGCAGGCCGGCAAATCTTAGCATACTTTTCCGCGCAGCTTTTCCTTTGCTTTCTCCAGCAGTCGCGCCTTTCAATTTTCCGCGGCCTTTAAACAGCGTTAATTTATGCATGTCACTGGCAGCAAGCATAGATATGGTTAGGCATAATGCCATAGGAACTCCTCGGACGATAAAGAAAagcacattttccatttccattttgggGCAATGAGTAAGTGGATTTGCAGCAATTTGCGGTAAGAGTTTACTTAAGGTCTATTTGGATAGCTAATATTTCTATGTATAGTCATTGGAAAATATTATTCTTGGATAGATTGCATTCAACTTTTTAATTGCGAATTTTCCCATGGcgataaaaatcaaatattttttttttttttattttgtgaagAGAATGCTCGGTAGTCGCTATTAAGCGATTTACGCTCCCTCGCTGCCAAGTCATTTCCCATTCAAATTGACATTGAGCATATTGTAGTCCACCCAGCCAGCTACCGGGCTCCTCCTTGAGTTCCAGGAGACACATCCACTGGGGTGGGCCAGGACAATCCCCGGCAAGTGTCAGCGCCTCCTGTCGCCTGTCGCCATTCACATTCCCTTTTATTGCTGTGCACAACATTTACTggcgaaatggaaaatgggaaatgtaAATGAACGAAATGAGCTGCACAGCAACAGACaaagataaacaaaaataGAATTGTCCAATTGCAGGCaagacagacggacagacagacagacagacagacagacagtgCTAAGAAGTTGCCGtcgccatttccatttccatttccctcatcgtttgaaaatttattttcgatttctATTCCCCCCCCACCCAACTACGCCCAACGagttttcccgcttttcctccTCATCATTGGCCTATCAATGTGCGCTGTGTTGACAGTGGCAATTGCTTGAATAAATAAGGGAGCCGAGTGCCAGAGCGAAACCTTCTGGGCAAAGTCAACATACGTAGTGGGGCagcaccgcccaccgcccactttccATGCACCCATGTTGAGGAAAATGATGACCCCTTTCGCCCCGTTTCCCGCTCCAAAGTCAATGCAATGCTAGTGGATGCAGTCATTATGGGGACACCAAGTACTACATATGTGCATTTAAGGAGTACCAAGTGAGGAGACAACTTGACTCGagtttctcgcagtgcacgtGCGTGGCAGCAAAGTTGCCGAATGCATTTCTCAtattttgaaatgaaatttcatgCAGCGACCAAGAGAAATGAGCTTCTGTCTGACAGAGAGCCAAACAAATGACCGGATGAGTGAGACAAAGCAGGGcaaacagagagagagagagggagagatgGACTTAGTGCAAAAAGTATTAGTAACTAAAGCTAAATAACCGAGAATTATATTTGCATGCCAGGTTGAAATTCATAAAAGCCCCTGCAGGCTGCAGTGCAACTTTAGCCAATTACCCACCTGGGGCAAATAAGCAGCGCCTTGCAGTTGATTAACGAAATGAAAATCTATCTGCTATCTTAAAGATAACAATCTGATTGATACCCATTACCTGGCATATAGCGAATGCCCAGTGATTTTTTGCTCCGTAAGCCGCTTAGCGTTTAATACACATTCCGTGCATTTTGGCATTGCGATACATTCCGTTCGGGATTTCGCCCCATCCCATCCGTGTGCAACATTCAAAGGATGCGTCGATTAAGCGGCTTGCACCCGCCTCTCTTATTTATTATGCCCATGTTGCAGGCACAATGCAAGTAGCTAACACAAAAAAGTGATACTGTGGAAAACGAATTACGCGCAGTTTAAACTGCGgaacaaaaaatatgtatatatatatatttcagtgAAAATGCCAATGGAAACagtgaaaatgtgaaaatgccGTAGAGGACAATGCGCCGATCCGTGATAGATGGCCGAAATCCCACcatgaattttaattgtgggtcattttctttgcttttcaTGCGTTGAAGTTGATTGAGTGGCAAATAAAATCGGGATTTTTCGCAAATTGAGTTAAGTGGTTGGTTTTAGCCGGAAGTAACGTTAATCAAATGGTgcagtttatatatatatatttatatatatctaaGAATCCTGATATTTAAGTATATATAAATTCTTTATCTACTAATCGGCTCATCGTGCCGTACATTTTGCATGCACATGCAATAAATATGCGAATTACTTGGGGAAATCGGCGGAAAGGGAGGAAATGCTGTGTGTGGAGTGATGGGGGGGGGATATTTCCGGTGGGTGGACAGGTGAATTGCGTCACGCGACATatgcaattattttatttatgctcAGGCGCCGTTCGCcaggcacacgcacacatgcataATTCAGAGCTTACATGCACGTACACCTGCCAATATTTGATTTAAGCACACaggtgagtgtgtgtgtgcacctCAGTCGATGATAAAATCCTTTGGTCCTTTGAACGATCACGGTGAAAAGTTGATGGTTTTTCAAGTCAAATTCGCATATTGATACCGCTGGGCAATTGGGAGTTTAAcgattttattaaaaaagaaaaattgaaAGTAAGCaacaatttaatattattttcaagGCATAACCTAAGCAGGGAACATTGTCATTAAGTTTGTAAAATTTCGTAGAAATCACATACCGAGCTGCACGTGATTATGTAACATCACTGTGACTCGCGCATGGTTTGCATTAAGTTTGAATTATGCATTTCTATTTGAACTTCTTTGGCGACGTTTTTCCATTTAACTATATTTTCCTTTCTATTTTCTCCCATACGATTTTGCTACGCTTTTCGCCCTTCCGAGGGCTTTTCCGTCAGCAGGGGGGGTGGGGTGGGGGGGTtggtggggggggggggggggggggaactAAGGGGAGGCAGCGTTGGCAGCTTGGCTTTAATCCACAGCTCGATTCCTGGCCAATAACTCACAGGTGCACATGGCACGggccaaatgaaatgaaataatgaAAACAATTTCAACGCTCGTCCATTGAACTGCAATCGAGCTTCGGACggaaaagcaaagcaaaagcaatagcaatagcaaaGCAAAGAATAAACAAAACTCTCTGGCCAAAGACCTATTAGTTATGCTACATGGGTTTTATGGGTCTTAAGACTTAGCCACCGCCGGACAATCCGGACACGAACTGAGCAGAAATAACAGAAAACCCAGAAATACCGTTGgggaaaatgaaaagcaaGAAAACTCCGGAGTCAGGAAACGGACGAAGGCTCTGCTTGTGTGATGACAATCTATCCGGTTTATGGCCAAGAAAATAtagtaattaaaaataaaattaaaaaaataaaataaaaactattcaAAATGCAGTTTCTAACA encodes:
- the LOC6612518 gene encoding uncharacterized protein LOC6612518, encoding MEHINRAQNLNGSARPALTSELAFNSVVPWNNEISLSPRTHRRHGEAIQPGTDGMDFSETMFKSLGAVTRVCIGTSTFWCTSSLLQCHSNYFNRYICPVNCFREGIDLIAVGFRAAYTWMRLQEPLDPFMQPDKLMTLLHTAVQLEMPALKALCYEQLCTNRFREESAFQVYLRALKYPQLEELRKLMLQRIGAAFLSVLGSDDFVRMSLEDVMTMLQQDALGVNSEVEVLVAIIRWLSCQTKCIEKATPPLMGCLRLTLLPVVILEKFWLCAMTPPVPDEPFMNVVRSNIHIRERISCAITVAQVQHLLTRRREFLAFCRSKGLLVDVPREWIYDVACPYHLRRPGGPYSHVVSAYVISKYAIGKAQRLKEAVKRWPRRDCTYLPPSDDLQTINELPEDKDEKEAEMFVEPSPPEMSEWPSLRNDGKRYIIRHLRSTRLLLSEIMDEPHRTTDRWEELGRRIQNIEREGASMPGVITTSTSRLVFPTVMTYIAQEVAQEERFRNMDSDLRTSNLDAIYAYLFLHVGRMKLLVPPKANVPTENSTTEENVRPMESFVLDTERMIEALRF